The Halomonas sp. 7T genome contains a region encoding:
- a CDS encoding PilN domain-containing protein, whose amino-acid sequence MPVSININLLPWREERREKRTRAFYGAVLFMLLLGGALAYTVSYFYQQELVAQQQRNAYITAYIERLNREIADVQRYQADAEQLNEQLQLFQTLHHERINTVRLFNDLAASVAQGVVYQRLSRSGERISLSAVAGNERQVSEQLRQIANMPGLGVPVLSEVASGQSGSERVFQFEVVQFAEEAASEEQEP is encoded by the coding sequence ATGCCAGTGAGTATCAATATCAACCTGTTGCCCTGGCGTGAGGAGCGGCGTGAGAAGCGAACCCGCGCCTTTTATGGTGCGGTGCTATTTATGCTGTTACTGGGGGGAGCGCTTGCCTACACGGTTTCGTACTTTTACCAGCAGGAACTGGTTGCCCAGCAGCAGCGCAACGCCTACATCACTGCTTATATAGAGCGGTTGAATCGGGAAATTGCTGATGTGCAGCGCTATCAGGCCGATGCTGAGCAGCTAAATGAGCAGCTCCAGCTATTTCAAACGCTGCATCATGAGCGCATCAATACTGTACGGCTGTTTAATGATTTAGCCGCCAGTGTGGCCCAGGGCGTGGTTTATCAACGCCTTAGCCGAAGTGGCGAACGTATAAGCCTTTCTGCGGTGGCAGGAAACGAGCGTCAGGTATCCGAGCAGCTGCGTCAAATTGCTAATATGCCAGGGTTGGGGGTGCCCGTGCTTTCAGAAGTGGCGAGCGGGCAAAGCGGCAGTGAGCGCGTTTTTCAATTTGAAGTGGTTCAGTTTGCTGAGGAAGCGGCGTCAGAGGAGCAGGAACCATGA